A genomic segment from Nocardiopsis sp. Huas11 encodes:
- a CDS encoding metal ABC transporter permease yields MTELLQYEFMRRALLAAVLVGFLTPIVGTFLVQRRLALLGDGIGHVALTGVALGLMTGASPVLTAAVVATLGAILMEVVRVRTRASGEVALALLFYGGIAGGVLLIGLTPGASNATLTAYLFGSVSTVEEQDIWVVAVLAAAVVVVVGLFGRQLFVLCQDEDVARAHGLPVRFLSILLAVTAALTVVIAMRVVGLLMVSALMIVPVAAAQQLTRSFRVTMGLAVAIGLGSSVSGLSAAFYSELAPGATIVLIALAVFCVAVTVGGLIRRRGRRGPGGPRRPEGPFKADTMPQTARGG; encoded by the coding sequence CGGGTTCCTCACCCCGATCGTCGGCACCTTCCTCGTCCAGCGCCGCCTGGCGCTGCTGGGCGACGGCATCGGCCACGTCGCGCTCACCGGTGTGGCGCTGGGCCTGATGACCGGCGCCTCCCCCGTCCTGACCGCCGCCGTGGTGGCCACGCTGGGCGCCATCCTCATGGAGGTGGTGCGGGTGCGCACGCGGGCCAGCGGCGAGGTCGCCCTGGCGCTGCTGTTCTACGGCGGTATCGCCGGCGGCGTGCTGCTCATCGGCCTGACCCCCGGCGCCAGCAACGCGACGCTGACCGCCTACCTCTTCGGGTCGGTGAGCACCGTGGAGGAGCAGGACATCTGGGTGGTGGCCGTGCTGGCCGCCGCCGTCGTCGTGGTGGTGGGGCTGTTCGGGCGGCAGCTCTTCGTGCTGTGCCAGGACGAGGACGTCGCCCGCGCCCACGGACTCCCGGTGCGCTTCCTGAGCATCCTGCTGGCGGTGACCGCCGCGCTGACCGTCGTGATCGCGATGCGCGTGGTGGGCCTGCTGATGGTCAGCGCGCTGATGATCGTTCCCGTGGCCGCCGCGCAGCAGTTGACCAGGAGTTTCAGAGTGACGATGGGGCTGGCCGTGGCCATCGGTCTGGGGTCCTCGGTCAGCGGCCTGTCCGCGGCCTTCTACTCCGAACTGGCGCCGGGAGCCACCATCGTCCTGATCGCGCTGGCGGTGTTCTGCGTCGCCGTCACCGTCGGCGGGCTCATCCGCCGGCGTGGCCGACGCGGGCCCGGAGGCCCCCGGCGGCCGGAAGGACCCTTCAAGGCAGATACGATGCCCCAGACCGCGCGGGGAGGATGA
- a CDS encoding Fur family transcriptional regulator yields MSTRREAVRQTLSESSGFRSAQDLYADLRADGSKIGLTTVYRALQALSDSGEIDVLRNDDGEAVYRACGTETHHHHLVCRVCGTAVEIEGPTVESWAAETGTKHGFTDVTHTVEVFGTCPRCSS; encoded by the coding sequence ATGAGTACACGACGCGAGGCCGTTCGCCAGACACTGTCCGAGTCCTCCGGTTTCCGCAGCGCGCAGGACCTCTACGCGGACCTGCGGGCCGATGGCTCCAAGATCGGCCTGACCACGGTCTACCGCGCCCTGCAGGCGCTGAGCGACTCCGGCGAGATCGACGTTCTGCGCAATGACGACGGGGAGGCCGTCTACCGCGCCTGCGGCACGGAGACCCACCACCACCACCTGGTGTGCCGTGTGTGCGGCACCGCGGTGGAGATCGAGGGCCCCACGGTGGAGTCCTGGGCGGCCGAGACCGGCACCAAGCACGGGTTCACCGACGTGACGCACACGGTCGAGGTGTTCGGCACCTGCCCGCGCTGCTCGTCCTGA
- a CDS encoding SGNH/GDSL hydrolase family protein, whose translation MSGFGNSDLTQKDIVSYVALGDSFTEGMSDPYPDSDTVPNGRYRGWADRVAEHLAGHAGEVRYANLAVRGRLAGQIMTEQVPRAVELAPDLITLCAGGNDIIRPGGDPDATARLFEAGVAELSRTGARVVLFTGFDTGSLSVMRHLRGKVSTYNMHLRAIADRYGCDVVDMWSMRVLSDPRAWSWDRLHFSAEGHRRIALRVCEVLGVPVDEDWDAPWPPAAPRDWRSARQEDLHWAREYLVPWIGRRLTGRSSGDGLSAKRPDLEPCSPCE comes from the coding sequence ATGAGCGGCTTTGGGAACAGTGATCTGACGCAGAAGGACATCGTGTCCTACGTGGCCCTCGGGGACAGCTTCACCGAGGGCATGAGCGACCCCTACCCCGACAGCGACACCGTGCCCAACGGTCGCTATCGGGGTTGGGCGGATCGGGTCGCCGAGCATCTGGCGGGCCACGCCGGCGAGGTCCGGTACGCCAACCTGGCCGTGCGCGGCAGGCTCGCCGGGCAGATCATGACCGAGCAGGTGCCCCGGGCGGTCGAGCTCGCTCCCGACCTCATCACCCTGTGCGCGGGCGGCAACGACATCATCCGTCCCGGAGGTGACCCGGACGCCACCGCGCGGCTCTTCGAGGCCGGGGTCGCCGAGCTCAGCCGGACCGGCGCCCGCGTGGTGCTCTTCACCGGTTTCGACACCGGTTCCCTGTCGGTCATGCGCCACCTGCGCGGCAAGGTGTCCACGTACAACATGCACCTGCGCGCGATCGCGGACCGGTACGGGTGCGACGTGGTGGACATGTGGAGCATGCGCGTGCTCTCCGACCCGCGCGCGTGGAGCTGGGACCGCCTGCACTTCTCCGCCGAGGGCCACCGCCGCATCGCGCTGCGCGTGTGCGAGGTCCTGGGTGTGCCCGTGGACGAGGACTGGGACGCGCCCTGGCCGCCGGCCGCGCCGCGGGACTGGCGGTCGGCCCGCCAGGAGGACCTGCACTGGGCCCGCGAGTACCTGGTGCCGTGGATCGGCCGACGCCTCACCGGACGTTCCTCCGGGGACGGCCTGAGCGCCAAGCGCCCCGACCTGGAGCCGTGCTCGCCCTGCGAGTGA
- a CDS encoding SGNH/GDSL hydrolase family protein, with translation MSLAALGDSFTEGVGDPYPETVPAADRGAGVDAAGNVVFRGWADRLAEHLADHLGEIRYANLAVRGKLMRQIVTDQVPVALEMAPDLVTLCAGGNDLLRPGGDPERMAKVLDATVARLRANGSQVVLFTGVNVSTGYMRGTIGLFARYYMNVRAVADKYDCFLVDQWSMGVLTDGRAWDDDRLHMSPEGHRRLALRVAEVLGVPTVERWDAPWPEVEPVSWRQARKEDLTWVRESLGPWIGRRLTGRSSGDSVTAKRPELTPLTKDRS, from the coding sequence ATGTCGTTGGCGGCGCTGGGCGACAGCTTCACCGAGGGCGTGGGCGACCCCTACCCCGAGACCGTGCCCGCGGCCGACCGGGGAGCCGGCGTGGACGCCGCGGGGAACGTGGTCTTCCGCGGCTGGGCCGACCGTCTCGCCGAGCACCTCGCCGACCACCTCGGCGAGATCCGCTACGCCAACCTGGCGGTGCGCGGCAAGCTCATGCGCCAGATCGTCACCGACCAGGTCCCGGTCGCCCTGGAGATGGCCCCCGACCTGGTCACGCTGTGCGCCGGCGGCAACGACCTGCTGCGTCCGGGCGGCGACCCCGAGCGGATGGCCAAGGTCCTGGACGCCACGGTGGCCCGCCTGCGCGCCAACGGCAGCCAGGTCGTGCTCTTCACGGGTGTCAACGTCTCCACCGGCTACATGCGCGGCACCATCGGCCTGTTCGCGCGCTACTACATGAACGTGCGCGCCGTCGCCGACAAGTACGACTGCTTCCTCGTCGACCAGTGGTCGATGGGCGTCCTCACCGACGGGCGCGCCTGGGACGACGACCGGCTGCACATGTCGCCGGAGGGCCACCGCCGTCTCGCCCTGCGCGTGGCCGAGGTGCTGGGCGTGCCCACGGTGGAGCGCTGGGACGCCCCCTGGCCCGAGGTGGAGCCGGTGAGCTGGCGGCAGGCCCGCAAGGAGGACCTGACGTGGGTCCGTGAGTCCCTGGGGCCGTGGATCGGACGCCGGCTGACCGGGCGCTCCTCCGGCGACTCGGTGACCGCCAAGCGCCCGGAGCTCACCCCGCTCACCAAGGACCGGAGCTGA
- a CDS encoding isoprenyl transferase, with product MSLFNFDADKRRQYAAPVPHPSGARPPQLPADLVPRHVAVVMDGNGRWAKERGLPRTEGHKAGESSLFDVIEGALEMGIPNLSAYAFSTENWKRSPDEVRFLMGFNRDTIRDRRDELHARGVRIKWAGRAGMLWKSVIKELQEAEELSKDNTRMTLQFCVNYGGRAEIADAARELARQVAAGRISPEKVTEDAIARQLYVPDMPDVDLFVRSSGEQRTSNFLLWQSAYAEFVFLDALWPDFDRRHLWRACEIYASRDRRYGGAVPNPVGDPAGESVPEEEK from the coding sequence TTGAGCCTGTTCAACTTCGACGCCGACAAGCGGCGGCAGTACGCCGCGCCCGTCCCGCACCCCAGCGGGGCGCGACCGCCGCAGCTGCCCGCCGACCTCGTGCCCCGGCACGTGGCCGTGGTCATGGACGGCAACGGTCGCTGGGCCAAGGAGCGCGGTCTGCCGCGCACCGAGGGCCACAAGGCGGGGGAGTCCTCCCTCTTCGACGTGATCGAGGGCGCTCTGGAGATGGGCATCCCCAACCTGTCGGCGTACGCCTTCTCCACGGAGAACTGGAAGCGCTCGCCCGACGAGGTGCGCTTCCTGATGGGCTTCAACCGCGACACCATCCGTGACCGGCGCGACGAGCTGCACGCCCGCGGGGTGCGGATCAAGTGGGCCGGGCGCGCCGGGATGCTGTGGAAGAGCGTCATCAAGGAGCTCCAGGAGGCCGAGGAGCTGTCCAAGGACAACACCCGGATGACCCTGCAGTTCTGCGTCAACTACGGCGGGCGCGCGGAGATCGCCGACGCCGCCCGCGAACTGGCGCGCCAGGTCGCGGCGGGGCGGATCTCCCCGGAGAAGGTCACCGAGGACGCGATCGCCCGCCAGCTGTACGTGCCGGACATGCCGGACGTGGACCTGTTCGTGCGTTCCTCCGGTGAGCAGCGCACGTCCAACTTCCTGCTCTGGCAGTCCGCCTACGCCGAGTTCGTGTTCCTCGACGCCCTCTGGCCCGACTTCGACCGGCGCCACCTGTGGCGCGCCTGTGAGATCTACGCGAGCCGGGACCGCCGCTACGGCGGCGCCGTGCCCAATCCGGTGGGCGACCCGGCGGGCGAGTCCGTTCCGGAGGAGGAGAAGTGA